From the Verrucomicrobiota bacterium genome, the window GTCCGCGGTGGACGTGGACGATGCGGCGGTGCAGCAGATGGTCGAGGCATCCGTCGAGCACGCGTTCGAGGACCGCGCCGCGCGCGGGTGGATCGAATCGAAGCTCACGGCGCAGGAAGTTCTCGCCGCCACCCGCCGCGGCCTCGCGGAATGCGGTGAAGCGCTCGAAGCCGGGACGCGGGCCGCGATTGAGCAGGCCGCGCTCGCCGTCGAGTCCGTGCTTGCGTCTGAAGACCCGGCGTCGAAAACCGGCCCGGCGTCGCAACTCAAGTCCGCCGTCGCTGCGCTGGATGAGGCGACCAAGCCGCTGGCCGAGGTGCTCATGGACAAGGCGATGGCGGCGATGCTCCGCAAGCGCGGGGCGATCCCGTGACGCGGGAAACCGCGCCTTGCGCCCGCGCGCCGGCTCCGCTACTGAGAGGGCAACCGACCACCCGTCACTTCATGAACCCGACGTCACGCAGGATCTTCCTCCGCAACACCGCGCTCGCCGGCGCCGCGATTCCCGCGGCGCCGTTCGCGCGTGCCGCCGAACCGCGCAAGCTGCGCACCGCGCTCATCGGCTCGGGTTGGTGGGGCAAGAACATCCTCAAGGAGGCGATGGCTTCGGGTCGTTGCACGGTGGCGGCGCTCGCGGATTGCGACTCGCGCGCGCTGCAAATCGCGGGCGAGCAGGTGACCGACCTGAGCGGCGACAAGCCCAGGCTGCACCGCGATTACCGCGAGATGCTCGCAACGGAGAAACCCGATGTGGTCATCATCGCCACGCCCGACCACTGGCACGCGCTGCAGTCCATCGCGTCGGTCAACGCGGGCGCGCATGTGTTCGTCGAAAAGCCCACGGGGCACACCGTCAACGAGAGCAAGGCCATGCTCGCGGCGGCGCGGAAGACCGGCAGGATGGTGCAGGTCGGCCTTCACCGGCGCATCGGTCCGCACCACGTGAACGCGATGAAGTTCCTCCGCGACGGAAACGTGGGCAAGGTCGGCGCCGTCCGGCTGTTCGTCCATTACCGCGGCGAGCGGGAATTGCCCCGGCCGAACAGCGCGCCACCGGCGACGATGGATTGGGAGCTGTGGTGCGGCCCCGCGCCGAAGCGGCCCTTCAACACGAAGCTGCACCCCGGCGGGTGGCGGCAGTTCCTCGACTACGGCAACGGCCAGCTTGGCGATTGGGGCGTCCACTGGCTCGACCAGGTGGTGTGGTGGAGCGAGGAGAAGTATCCGAGGCGCATTTTCTCAAGCGGCGGCCGGCCGATCGCGGGCGCGCCGGTGAACAACGACACTGAGATGACCACCGACTCGCCGGATCATCAGGTGGCGACGTATGAGTTCGAGCAGTTCACGGTGACGTGGGAGCACCGGAAGTTCGCCGAGAACAAGGCCGAGAAGCACAACGTGGGCGCCTACTTCTACGGCACGAAGGGAACGCTGCACATTGGCTGGCGCGACGGCTGGACTTTTTATCCCGCCGACTCGAAGGCGAAGACGATTCACGAAGACTCGCAACTGCAGGAGCCCGACGGCCACAACTTGAAGCTGCTGTGGGCGGACTTCCTCGCGGCGATCGACACGGGGCGCAAGCCGGTGGCGGACATCGAGAGCGCCCACCGCTCGTCCGTGCTGCCGATGCTCGGCATGATGTCCCTCAAACTCGGCCGCAGCCTGCAGTGGGACGGGGCAAAGGAGCAGGTCATCGGCGACGCCGAGGCGAACACGCTGCTCAGCCGGCCGTATCGTGCGCCGTGGCAGTATCCCGCCGGGTGACGCGCCGGCGCGATTCGCGCGGAAGCCTCGGGCATTTGCCCGTTTTTCACCTTGCGACGCCCTCCCCGGAAGTGTTACTAGAATGCCCGACCTATGGCAGCCATTGGCCGGTTTCAGAAAGGCGACGACGTTTTTTTTGCAAAGGTGGTGGACGGAGATCTGTTCCGCCTTCGGGGTGACGTCTTTGGTTCCCCCTCGTTTGACAAGAAGGCGATGTCGGTGAAGGGCGTCAAGACGCTCACGCCCGTGCAGCCCTCGAAGATCATCGCGGTCGGGCTGAATTACGCCGACCACGCGCGGGAGTCCGGCAAGCCCATCCCCAAGGAGCCGCTCTTCTGGCTCAAGGCCACCACGTCGTTGCTGCCGGACGGCGGCAAGATCGAGATCCCGTTTCCCGCGCACCGCACCGACTACGAGGCCGAGCTGGCGATCGTCATCGGCCGGCGCGTGCGCAACGTCACGCCGGCTGCCGCCGCGCGCTACATCTTCGGCTACACCTCGGCCGAGGACATCAGCGACCGCACGATCCAAAACTCCGAGAGCCAGTGGGCGCGCTGCAAGAGCTTCGACACCTTCACGCCGCTCGGGCCTTACGTGGAGACGAAGATCGACCCGCACGACCTGACCATCCAGCTCTTCCAGAACGGCCAGCTCCGGCAGAACTCCAACACGAGCCAGCTCATCTTCAACTGCTACCAGCTCGTGAGCTTCATTTCCACAAACATGACGCTGCTGCCCGGCGACGTGATCGTCACCGGCACACCCAGCGGCGTCGGGCCCATCGAGAGCGGCGACCGCCTCGAAGTGCGCATCCAGGGCCTCGCGCCGCTGGTGAACACGGTGAAGTGAGAGCGAACTCGTGAGCCACTTCGTCACCCCGCGCCCAGAGACGCGCGGATGATGGCTCCCCCTTCACCCCTCCGGCTTTTTGCCTTTCCATGCGCTGGTCCCAAACCCTCATCCCCACCCTCCGCGAAGCCCCGGCGGACGCGGAGATTCTCTCGCACAAGCTCCTGCTCCGCGCGGGGCTCGTGCGCAAGCTCGCCGGCGGCATCTACACCTTTCTCCCCACCGGCCTGCGCGCGCTGCGCAAGGTCGAGCGCATTGTCCGCGAGGAGATGGACCGCGCCGGCGCCATCGAGGTGCTCATGCCCGCGCTCCAGCCGCCGGACATCTGGCAGCAATCCGGTCGTTACGAGACGGCGCGCGACGTGCTTTTCAAGGTCAAGGATTCCGCCGGCCGCGAGTGGGTCCTCGGCCCGACGCACGAGGAAGTCATCACGCTGCTCGCCGCCGCCGAGATCAACAGCTACCGCCAGCTCCCGAAAAACTTCTACCAGATCCAGGTGAAGTTCCGTGACGAGATCCGCCCGCGCTTCGGCCTGATGCGCGCGCGCGAATTCATCATGAAGGACGCCTACAGCTTCGACGTGAGCGACGACGGTGCGATGGCAAGCTACAGGAAGATGTATGACGCCTACGCGCGCATCTTCGCGCGCTGCGGGCTGAAGTCGTTCCCCGTCGAGGCCGACACCGGCGTCATCGGCGGCAGCCACTCGCACGAGTTCATGGTGCCCGCCGAGACCGGCGAGAACGAGGTCGTCTATTGCGAAGCCTGCGGCTACGCGGCGAACATCGAGAAGGCCACGAGCGGCATCCCGAAAACCGCCGCGCGCGACATCGGCGCCGCTCCGGAGAAGTTCGCCACGCCCGGCGTCGTGACCATCGAGGCGTTGAGCCAGTCACCTTACAGCGTCCCGGCCAACCGCCAGATCAAGACGCTCGTTTACATCGCCGACTCGAAGCCGGTCCTCGTGCTGATCCGGGGCGACGACCAGATGAACGGGAACAAATTCATGGCCCGCGCCGGCGCCGCCGCCGCGCGCCCCGCGACCGCCGACGAGTGCGCTTCCGCGCTCGGCGCGAAGCCCGGTTCACTCGGCGCGGTCGTGAATGTTCCCGACCACGCGAGGGTCTTCGCCGACGAGCGCCTGCGCGGCGCGAACGACATGACGACCGGCGCGAACGAGGACGGCTTCCACCTGCGCAACGTTTCCATCGAGCGCGACATCAAGGTCACATCCTGGTTCGACCTGCGCACCGTCACCGCGGGCGAGCCGTGCGTGAAGTGTGCGAAG encodes:
- a CDS encoding Gfo/Idh/MocA family oxidoreductase, which codes for MNPTSRRIFLRNTALAGAAIPAAPFARAAEPRKLRTALIGSGWWGKNILKEAMASGRCTVAALADCDSRALQIAGEQVTDLSGDKPRLHRDYREMLATEKPDVVIIATPDHWHALQSIASVNAGAHVFVEKPTGHTVNESKAMLAAARKTGRMVQVGLHRRIGPHHVNAMKFLRDGNVGKVGAVRLFVHYRGERELPRPNSAPPATMDWELWCGPAPKRPFNTKLHPGGWRQFLDYGNGQLGDWGVHWLDQVVWWSEEKYPRRIFSSGGRPIAGAPVNNDTEMTTDSPDHQVATYEFEQFTVTWEHRKFAENKAEKHNVGAYFYGTKGTLHIGWRDGWTFYPADSKAKTIHEDSQLQEPDGHNLKLLWADFLAAIDTGRKPVADIESAHRSSVLPMLGMMSLKLGRSLQWDGAKEQVIGDAEANTLLSRPYRAPWQYPAG
- a CDS encoding fumarylacetoacetate hydrolase family protein; the protein is MAAIGRFQKGDDVFFAKVVDGDLFRLRGDVFGSPSFDKKAMSVKGVKTLTPVQPSKIIAVGLNYADHARESGKPIPKEPLFWLKATTSLLPDGGKIEIPFPAHRTDYEAELAIVIGRRVRNVTPAAAARYIFGYTSAEDISDRTIQNSESQWARCKSFDTFTPLGPYVETKIDPHDLTIQLFQNGQLRQNSNTSQLIFNCYQLVSFISTNMTLLPGDVIVTGTPSGVGPIESGDRLEVRIQGLAPLVNTVK
- a CDS encoding proline--tRNA ligase — protein: MRWSQTLIPTLREAPADAEILSHKLLLRAGLVRKLAGGIYTFLPTGLRALRKVERIVREEMDRAGAIEVLMPALQPPDIWQQSGRYETARDVLFKVKDSAGREWVLGPTHEEVITLLAAAEINSYRQLPKNFYQIQVKFRDEIRPRFGLMRAREFIMKDAYSFDVSDDGAMASYRKMYDAYARIFARCGLKSFPVEADTGVIGGSHSHEFMVPAETGENEVVYCEACGYAANIEKATSGIPKTAARDIGAAPEKFATPGVVTIEALSQSPYSVPANRQIKTLVYIADSKPVLVLIRGDDQMNGNKFMARAGAAAARPATADECASALGAKPGSLGAVVNVPDHARVFADERLRGANDMTTGANEDGFHLRNVSIERDIKVTSWFDLRTVTAGEPCVKCAKPLKIRRAIEVGHCFKLGTKYSEKLNATFLAEDGTRRPSVMGCYGIGVTRTLQAVIEQCNDKDGVIWPVSVAPYEACITPLAVAPGSAGMKLAEQLYAGLTARGIEVILDDRDERPGVKFKDADLAGFPLRIGIGEKSLAKGEVELKPRGGAITFVKSGDAVAQVVEWIETERKRLAS